A region of Streptomyces sp. TG1A-60 DNA encodes the following proteins:
- a CDS encoding DUF3566 domain-containing protein, with the protein MSGATGAGSSGTSAGTSTGSEADGGGRGSAARATDTHTTQLKAIKSNTTDSAAPSPEKRGSQGGTVTDTRGPQTQQPAPGGPAAGPGGSGPAPAQARPAGSALPGERQSPQPTGPYHPPQAYPAAPDGSSRKPRTGARTTPRTRKARLRVAKADPWSVMKVSFLLSIALGICTIVAAAVLWMVMNAMGVFSTVGTTISEATGSNESNGFDLQSFLSLPNVLIFTTVIAVIDVVLATALATLGAFIYNLSAGFVGGVELTLAEDE; encoded by the coding sequence GTGAGCGGAGCCACGGGCGCCGGATCGTCCGGTACTTCGGCCGGCACTTCTACCGGATCGGAGGCGGACGGCGGCGGCCGTGGCTCCGCCGCGCGTGCGACGGACACGCACACGACCCAACTGAAAGCGATCAAGTCGAACACGACCGATTCGGCCGCACCCTCGCCCGAGAAGCGTGGATCCCAGGGGGGAACCGTGACGGACACCCGAGGTCCGCAGACCCAGCAGCCCGCGCCCGGTGGCCCGGCCGCGGGTCCGGGCGGGTCCGGACCCGCTCCGGCGCAGGCGCGGCCCGCCGGCTCCGCACTACCCGGCGAGCGGCAGTCGCCGCAGCCGACGGGCCCGTACCACCCGCCGCAGGCCTACCCCGCGGCTCCGGACGGCTCGTCCCGCAAGCCGCGTACAGGGGCGCGTACGACGCCTCGCACGCGCAAGGCGCGGCTGCGGGTGGCCAAGGCCGACCCGTGGTCCGTGATGAAGGTCAGCTTCCTGCTCTCCATCGCCCTCGGCATCTGCACGATCGTCGCGGCCGCGGTGCTGTGGATGGTCATGAACGCGATGGGTGTCTTCTCCACGGTCGGCACCACCATCTCCGAGGCCACCGGCTCGAACGAGTCCAACGGATTCGACCTGCAGTCGTTCCTGTCGCTGCCCAACGTGCTGATCTTCACCACGGTCATCGCGGTCATCGACGTCGTCCTCGCCACCGCCCTCGCCACCCTGGGCGCCTTTATCTACAACCTCTCCGCGGGCTTCGTGGGCGGCGTCGAACTGACGCTCGCCGAGGACGAGTGA
- a CDS encoding DUF881 domain-containing protein, which translates to MRPVRVLTVGVFALAGLIFFTSFDTAKGTNIRTDASLLKLSDLIQERSHKNGQLDESNAVLREDVEALAERDDGSTKAEDARLKALEKNAGTQKLTGEAITVTLNDAPPDATAKLPGYPEPQPDYLVIHQQDLQAVVNALWLGGAQGIKVMDQRLISTSAVRCVGNTLILQGRVYSPPYKIQAVGDPEKLRKALSAGEAIQNYMVYVNVYGLGWKVTEDGPVTLPGYSGTVDLKYAKPVE; encoded by the coding sequence TTGCGGCCCGTCCGCGTGCTCACCGTCGGTGTCTTCGCCCTCGCCGGGCTGATCTTCTTCACGAGCTTCGACACGGCCAAGGGCACCAACATCCGTACGGACGCCTCGCTGCTGAAGCTTTCCGATCTGATCCAGGAGCGCAGTCACAAGAACGGGCAGCTCGACGAGTCCAACGCGGTGCTCAGGGAGGACGTCGAGGCCCTCGCCGAGCGGGACGACGGCAGTACCAAGGCCGAGGACGCCCGGCTCAAGGCGCTGGAGAAAAACGCCGGCACGCAGAAACTCACGGGCGAGGCCATCACCGTCACCCTCAACGACGCCCCGCCGGACGCCACCGCCAAGCTCCCTGGCTACCCCGAGCCGCAGCCCGACTACCTGGTCATCCACCAGCAGGACCTGCAGGCCGTGGTGAACGCCCTGTGGCTGGGCGGCGCCCAGGGCATCAAGGTCATGGACCAGCGGCTGATCTCCACCAGCGCCGTGCGCTGCGTCGGCAACACCCTGATCCTCCAGGGTCGCGTCTACTCACCGCCGTACAAGATCCAGGCGGTCGGTGACCCGGAGAAGCTGCGGAAGGCGCTCTCCGCGGGCGAGGCGATCCAGAACTACATGGTGTACGTCAACGTCTACGGCCTGGGCTGGAAAGTCACCGAGGACGGGCCGGTGACTCTTCCCGGCTACTCGGGCACAGTGGATCTGAAGTACGCGAAGCCCGTGGAGTAA
- a CDS encoding DUF6344 domain-containing protein has translation MAQNKVMKLWTAIVAAFLALCTALGVVTTTASAAVPRTETTRNCAAPATTPALPLPARSQDRALPPTMKQRIRAEAHGSSPSCRHLAALATNVTGPAVVPDAPPRRADQPAVPLQR, from the coding sequence ATGGCCCAGAACAAGGTCATGAAGCTGTGGACCGCCATCGTCGCCGCCTTCCTCGCGCTGTGCACGGCGCTCGGAGTCGTCACGACCACGGCCTCCGCCGCGGTACCGCGGACCGAGACCACCCGCAACTGCGCGGCCCCCGCCACGACGCCGGCCCTGCCCCTCCCGGCCCGCTCCCAGGACCGGGCCCTGCCTCCCACGATGAAGCAGCGCATCCGCGCCGAGGCCCACGGCTCCTCACCCTCCTGCCGCCACCTCGCGGCCTTGGCCACGAACGTCACCGGCCCGGCCGTCGTCCCGGACGCCCCTCCCCGACGAGCCGATCAGCCGGCCGTACCCCTCCAGCGCTGA
- the gyrA gene encoding DNA gyrase subunit A — protein sequence MADQNTPVSPEDGGEIVMRVEPVGLETEMQRSYLDYAMSVIVSRALPDVRDGLKPVHRRVLYAMYDGGYRPEKGFYKCARVVGDVMGNYHPHGDSSIYDALVRLAQPWSMRMPLVDSNGNFGSPGNDPAAAMRYTECKMAPLSMEMVRDIDEETVDFTDNYDGRSQEPTVLPARFPNLLINGSAGIAVGMATNIPPHNLREVAAGAQWYLENPEASHEDLLDALIERIKGPDFPTGALVVGRKGIEEAYRTGRGSITMRAVVEVEEIQNRQCLVVTELPYQVNPDNLAQKIADLVKDGKIGGIADVRDETSSRTGQRLVIVLKRDAVAKVVLNNLYKHTDLQTNFGANMLALVDGVPRTLSLDAFIRHWVTHQIEVVVRRTRFRLRKAEERAHILRGLLKALDAIDEVIALIRRSDTVDIARTGLMGLLEIDEIQANAILEMQLRRLAALERQKIIQEHDELQAKIREYNEILASPVRQRGIVSAELAAIVEKYGDDRKTMLVPYDGDMSIEDLIAEEDIVVTVSRGGYVKRTKTVDYRAQKRGGKGVRGTKLKEDDIVDHFFVSTTHHWLLFFTNKGRVYRAKAYELPDAGRDARGQHVANLLAFQPDEAIAEILAIRDYEATPYLVLATKGGLVKKTPLKDYDSPRSGGVIAINLREKEDGSDDELIGAELVSAEDDILLISKKAQSIRFTATDEALRPMGRATSGVKGMSFREGDELLSMNVVRPGTFVFTATDGGYAKRTAVDEYRVQGRGGLGIKAAKIVEDRGSLVGALVVEETDEILAISLSGGVIRTRVNEIRETGRDTMGVQLINLGKRDAVVGIARNAEAGREAEEVDGDDAVDETAEGAATTGTDEGEAPSSE from the coding sequence ATGGCCGACCAGAACACTCCAGTGTCGCCCGAAGACGGCGGCGAGATCGTCATGCGTGTCGAGCCCGTCGGGCTCGAGACGGAGATGCAGCGTTCGTACCTGGACTACGCGATGTCCGTCATCGTGTCCCGAGCGCTGCCCGACGTACGCGACGGCCTCAAGCCCGTCCACCGCCGTGTCCTGTACGCCATGTACGACGGCGGATACCGGCCCGAGAAGGGCTTCTACAAGTGCGCCCGCGTCGTCGGCGACGTCATGGGCAACTACCACCCGCACGGCGACTCCTCGATCTACGACGCGCTGGTCCGCCTCGCGCAGCCGTGGTCGATGCGGATGCCGCTGGTGGACTCCAACGGCAACTTCGGCTCGCCGGGCAACGACCCGGCGGCGGCCATGCGCTACACCGAGTGCAAGATGGCGCCGCTGTCGATGGAGATGGTCCGTGACATCGACGAGGAGACCGTCGACTTCACGGACAACTACGACGGCCGCTCCCAGGAACCGACCGTCCTGCCGGCCCGCTTCCCGAACCTGCTGATCAACGGCTCGGCCGGTATCGCGGTCGGCATGGCCACCAACATTCCGCCGCACAACCTCCGCGAGGTCGCGGCCGGCGCCCAGTGGTACCTGGAGAACCCCGAGGCCTCCCACGAGGACCTCCTGGATGCGCTGATCGAGCGCATCAAGGGCCCCGACTTCCCGACCGGCGCCCTGGTGGTCGGCCGCAAGGGCATCGAGGAGGCGTACCGCACGGGGCGCGGCTCCATCACGATGCGCGCGGTCGTCGAGGTCGAGGAGATCCAGAACCGCCAGTGCCTTGTGGTCACGGAACTGCCGTACCAGGTCAACCCGGACAACCTCGCGCAGAAGATCGCCGACCTCGTGAAGGACGGCAAGATCGGCGGCATCGCGGACGTCCGCGACGAGACCAGTTCCCGTACGGGCCAGCGCCTGGTCATCGTCCTGAAGCGCGACGCGGTCGCCAAGGTCGTGCTGAACAACCTGTACAAGCACACCGACCTGCAGACGAACTTCGGCGCCAACATGCTGGCGCTGGTCGACGGCGTGCCCCGCACCCTCTCCCTGGACGCGTTCATCCGCCACTGGGTGACGCACCAGATCGAGGTCGTCGTCCGCCGTACGCGCTTCCGGCTGCGCAAGGCGGAGGAGAGGGCGCACATCCTGCGCGGCCTGCTGAAGGCCCTGGACGCCATCGACGAGGTCATCGCGCTGATCCGGCGCAGCGACACCGTCGACATCGCGCGCACGGGCCTGATGGGCCTCCTGGAGATCGACGAGATCCAGGCCAACGCCATCCTCGAGATGCAGCTGCGCCGCCTGGCCGCCCTGGAGCGCCAGAAGATCATCCAGGAGCACGACGAACTCCAGGCCAAGATCCGCGAGTACAACGAGATCCTCGCCTCTCCCGTCCGCCAGCGCGGGATCGTCAGCGCGGAACTCGCCGCGATCGTCGAGAAGTACGGCGACGACCGCAAGACGATGCTGGTGCCCTACGACGGCGATATGTCCATCGAGGACCTCATCGCCGAGGAGGACATCGTCGTCACCGTCTCGCGCGGCGGCTACGTCAAGCGCACCAAGACGGTCGACTACCGGGCGCAGAAGCGCGGCGGCAAGGGCGTGCGCGGCACGAAGCTCAAGGAAGACGACATCGTCGACCACTTCTTCGTGTCCACGACCCACCACTGGCTGCTGTTCTTCACCAACAAGGGCCGCGTCTACCGGGCCAAGGCCTACGAGCTGCCGGACGCCGGACGTGACGCGCGTGGACAGCACGTCGCCAACCTGCTGGCGTTCCAGCCGGACGAGGCGATCGCCGAGATCCTCGCGATCCGCGACTACGAGGCCACGCCCTATCTGGTGCTCGCCACCAAGGGTGGTCTTGTGAAGAAGACGCCTCTGAAGGATTACGATTCGCCCCGTTCCGGCGGCGTCATCGCGATCAACCTCCGTGAGAAGGAGGACGGTTCCGACGACGAACTGATCGGAGCCGAACTCGTATCGGCAGAGGATGACATCCTTCTGATCAGCAAGAAAGCACAGTCGATCCGCTTCACGGCGACGGACGAGGCGCTGCGGCCCATGGGCCGTGCCACCTCGGGTGTCAAGGGCATGAGCTTCCGTGAGGGGGATGAGCTGCTCTCGATGAATGTTGTTCGACCCGGTACGTTCGTGTTCACTGCCACAGACGGCGGGTACGCGAAGCGGACCGCCGTCGACGAGTATCGCGTTCAGGGTCGCGGTGGCCTCGGTATCAAGGCCGCCAAGATCGTTGAGGACCGCGGTTCGCTCGTCGGCGCGCTGGTGGTCGAGGAGACCGATGAGATCCTCGCCATCTCGCTGTCGGGCGGTGTGATTCGTACGCGAGTCAACGAGATCAGGGAAACCGGCCGTGACACCATGGGCGTCCAACTGATCAACCTGGGCAAACGCGATGCCGTGGTCGGCATCGCCCGTAACGCCGAGGCGGGGCGGGAGGCGGAGGAGGTCGACGGCGACGATGCCGTGGACGAGACCGCCGAGGGGGCCGCGACGACCGGCACGGACGAGGGTGAGGCGCCCTCGTCCGAGTAG
- a CDS encoding DUF5324 family protein yields the protein MTRIDSVRAATGSAKDSVLHAAEVVAPYADTAKDKASHYAQEARVRLAPKVSQAAEQARVQYGAHVVPRLEQARTHVPPKVDHAAHEAAVRTRKAARQAADYSRPRLEQAVSAAGPVRGEATARSIAALAALRGQVSPQQIQKLVRRQQRRARLGRAFKGMAVLGVLAGGAFAAWKWWDAQANPDWLVEPPAATEVSDPGRLSSVDGSDQAALDPEVQAKQAEEEAADRDNQR from the coding sequence GTGACCCGCATCGACAGCGTGCGCGCCGCGACCGGCTCGGCAAAGGACAGCGTGCTGCACGCCGCGGAAGTGGTGGCGCCCTACGCCGACACGGCCAAGGACAAGGCCTCACACTACGCGCAAGAGGCACGCGTACGACTCGCGCCGAAGGTGTCGCAGGCCGCGGAACAGGCACGCGTCCAGTACGGCGCCCATGTCGTCCCGCGTCTGGAGCAGGCCCGCACGCATGTGCCGCCGAAGGTCGACCACGCGGCCCACGAAGCCGCAGTCCGCACCCGTAAGGCGGCCCGCCAGGCCGCCGACTACTCCCGTCCGCGCCTCGAACAGGCCGTGTCCGCCGCCGGCCCCGTCCGCGGGGAGGCCACCGCCCGCAGCATCGCGGCGCTGGCCGCACTGCGCGGGCAGGTCTCGCCCCAGCAGATCCAGAAGCTGGTCCGCAGGCAGCAGCGCCGTGCGAGGCTCGGCCGCGCCTTCAAGGGCATGGCCGTACTGGGTGTCCTGGCAGGCGGCGCCTTCGCCGCCTGGAAGTGGTGGGACGCGCAGGCCAACCCTGACTGGCTGGTCGAACCCCCCGCCGCCACCGAGGTCTCCGACCCTGGTCGCCTGTCGTCCGTCGACGGCAGCGACCAGGCCGCCCTGGACCCCGAGGTCCAGGCCAAGCAGGCCGAGGAGGAGGCCGCCGACCGCGACAACCAACGCTGA
- a CDS encoding class E sortase, giving the protein MSVRVIVRTVSELCITVGTLIVLFVVYVLFWTGVKAHTEMDHQVDLLQDQWARQPVKPTSGPGSSAAPEPPGPYTDAKPFALMYIPRLGFTWNKPVLEGTKTDTLKKGLGHYANTAQLGQKGNFSVAGHRRTYGDPFKDFPELRPGDAVVLTDGANWFTYVIDKGPYRTLPTDVQVIDPVPRKSGYTSAGRYLTLTTCDPEWGHSHRLIVWGHLDSTQPVEEGKPEALRR; this is encoded by the coding sequence GTGTCGGTGCGCGTGATCGTCAGGACCGTCAGCGAACTCTGCATCACCGTCGGCACCCTGATCGTCCTCTTCGTCGTCTACGTGCTGTTCTGGACCGGCGTGAAGGCCCACACCGAGATGGACCATCAGGTCGACCTGCTCCAGGACCAGTGGGCGAGGCAGCCGGTGAAACCGACGTCCGGTCCGGGCTCCTCGGCGGCCCCAGAGCCGCCGGGTCCGTACACGGACGCCAAGCCCTTCGCTCTCATGTACATCCCGCGTCTTGGTTTCACGTGGAACAAGCCCGTCCTGGAGGGCACGAAGACGGACACTCTCAAGAAAGGGCTCGGGCACTACGCGAACACCGCGCAGCTGGGACAGAAAGGGAACTTCTCGGTCGCCGGCCATCGCCGCACGTACGGAGATCCCTTCAAAGATTTTCCCGAGCTGCGCCCCGGCGACGCGGTGGTCCTGACCGACGGCGCGAACTGGTTCACGTACGTCATCGACAAGGGGCCCTATCGGACATTGCCCACGGACGTCCAGGTCATCGACCCCGTGCCGAGGAAGTCGGGGTACACGAGCGCGGGGCGTTATCTGACGCTGACGACATGTGACCCGGAGTGGGGACACAGCCATCGGCTCATCGTCTGGGGTCATCTGGATTCCACACAGCCTGTGGAGGAAGGGAAACCGGAGGCACTACGCCGTTAG
- the crgA gene encoding cell division protein CrgA, with protein MPKSRIRKKADYTPPPSKQATNIKLTNRSWVAPVMLAMFLIGLAWIVVFYVTDGSLPIDSLGNWNIVVGFGFIAAGFGVSTQWK; from the coding sequence GTGCCGAAGTCACGTATCCGCAAGAAGGCCGACTACACACCGCCGCCGTCCAAGCAGGCCACGAATATCAAGCTGACCAACCGCAGCTGGGTGGCGCCCGTCATGCTGGCGATGTTCCTCATCGGCCTGGCCTGGATCGTCGTCTTCTATGTGACGGACGGCTCGCTGCCGATCGACTCGCTCGGCAACTGGAACATCGTGGTCGGCTTCGGCTTCATCGCCGCGGGATTCGGCGTCTCGACCCAGTGGAAGTAG
- a CDS encoding peptidylprolyl isomerase: protein MAEQLYATLKTNHGDIEVRLLPNHAPKTVRNFVELAQGEREWTHPATGQKSTDKLYDGTVFHRVISGFMIQGGDPLGNGTGGPGYQFEDEFHPDLAFDKPYLLAMANAGPGTNGSQFFITVSPTAWLNRKHTIFGEVVDAASQKIVDAIAGAQTNPRTDRPVNDVVIESVVVETRQG, encoded by the coding sequence GTGGCAGAGCAGCTGTACGCCACCCTGAAGACCAACCACGGCGACATCGAGGTGAGGCTGCTGCCGAACCACGCGCCCAAGACGGTCCGTAACTTCGTCGAGCTCGCCCAGGGCGAGCGTGAGTGGACCCACCCGGCCACCGGCCAGAAGTCCACGGACAAGCTCTACGACGGCACGGTCTTCCACCGGGTCATCAGCGGATTCATGATCCAGGGCGGTGACCCGCTGGGCAACGGCACCGGTGGCCCCGGCTACCAGTTCGAGGACGAGTTCCACCCGGACCTCGCCTTCGACAAGCCCTACCTGTTGGCCATGGCCAACGCCGGCCCGGGCACCAACGGCTCGCAGTTCTTCATCACCGTCTCGCCGACGGCATGGCTGAACCGCAAGCACACCATCTTCGGTGAGGTCGTCGACGCGGCCAGCCAGAAGATCGTGGACGCCATCGCCGGCGCCCAGACCAACCCGCGCACCGACCGCCCGGTCAACGACGTCGTCATCGAGTCGGTCGTCGTCGAGACCCGCCAGGGCTGA
- a CDS encoding rhomboid family intramembrane serine protease has translation MDQVPSSSQDAQSLPTCYRHPDRETGIRCTRCERPICPECMVSASVGFQCPECVRSGSGTGHAPSASAPRTLAGGTVTADPRLLTKILLVVNLLVFLVQMAVGDGFTDRLFLVGRAWVPELGNELQGVAEGQWYRLVTSMFLHGGVTHILFNMLGLWWIGGPLEAALGRARYLALYFVSGLAGSALTYLLAAPTQPSLGASGAIFGLFGATGVLMRRLNYDMRPLIILLVINLIFTFSPMFNISWQAHVGGLVGGVLIGYAMVHAPRERRALIQYGVCVLVLVAAVVMALVRTAQLT, from the coding sequence ATGGACCAGGTGCCGAGCAGCTCGCAGGACGCGCAGAGCCTGCCCACCTGCTACCGGCACCCGGACCGTGAGACGGGCATCCGATGCACCCGCTGCGAGCGCCCCATCTGCCCCGAGTGCATGGTGAGCGCCTCCGTCGGCTTCCAGTGCCCAGAATGTGTCCGCAGCGGCTCCGGCACGGGCCACGCGCCCTCCGCCTCCGCCCCACGCACCCTCGCGGGCGGCACGGTGACCGCCGACCCCCGGCTGCTCACCAAGATCCTGCTCGTCGTGAATCTGCTGGTCTTCCTGGTACAGATGGCCGTGGGCGACGGCTTCACCGACCGGCTCTTCCTCGTCGGGCGGGCATGGGTCCCGGAACTGGGCAATGAACTCCAGGGCGTCGCCGAAGGCCAGTGGTACCGGCTCGTGACGTCGATGTTCCTGCACGGCGGCGTCACGCACATCCTGTTCAACATGCTCGGCCTGTGGTGGATCGGAGGCCCTCTGGAGGCGGCCCTCGGCCGAGCCCGCTACCTGGCGCTGTATTTCGTCTCCGGCCTCGCAGGCAGCGCCCTCACCTACCTGCTCGCCGCGCCCACCCAGCCGTCGCTCGGTGCTTCCGGCGCCATCTTCGGCCTTTTCGGTGCGACCGGTGTCCTCATGCGCCGCCTCAACTACGACATGCGCCCGCTGATCATCCTGCTGGTGATCAACCTGATCTTCACCTTCAGCCCGATGTTCAACATCTCCTGGCAGGCCCACGTCGGCGGTCTCGTCGGTGGTGTCCTGATCGGCTACGCGATGGTGCACGCGCCGCGTGAGCGGCGGGCGCTGATCCAGTACGGCGTATGTGTCCTGGTACTGGTGGCCGCGGTGGTCATGGCGCTGGTCAGGACCGCGCAGCTGACCTGA
- a CDS encoding DLW-39 family protein has protein sequence MKKLLLVALAAIGGLLVYRQIQADRAEQDLWTEATDSVPTGS, from the coding sequence GTGAAGAAGCTTCTCCTGGTCGCACTGGCCGCCATCGGCGGGCTCCTCGTGTACCGCCAGATCCAGGCGGATCGCGCCGAGCAGGATCTGTGGACGGAGGCGACTGACTCCGTGCCCACGGGTTCGTGA
- a CDS encoding serine/threonine-protein kinase, with amino-acid sequence MGEVFAGRYELVDPIGRGGVGAVWRTWDHRRRRYVAAKVLQQRDAHALLRFVREQAVRIDHPHVLAPASWAADDDKVLFTMDLVAGGSLVNLVNDYGPLPPAYVCGLLDQLLSGLAAVHAEGVIHRDIKPANVLLEATGTAPPRLRLSDFGIAMRLGEPRLTETNYVVGTPGYFAPEQMLGADPDFPADLFAVGLVALYLLEGAKPDAKALIEHFAAHGTPKAPQGIPDPVWQVIATLLQPDPDSRFRTATGARKALAAATELLPEPGPDDELVEVFDQLGPLPMGFGSEGPLHRASGLDKTGTSTGGTSSPTPGTGTDTPSSSPGGPTPLPPSVPAAPAAPASSPSAASPPASFWPSSSSSPSVSRPVVGGAPSSGTDVTPPPPHHPPSYSPPPLGPASQHGAGTALPTPPTGSVAPPPYTGSISPPPMPTNAPPQTGSSVSGPGGDPATGAGTRQWPQEPGSLSSTSSAPSVHVAPEPPPAAVPPRPEGTPVEPRPSTMSDTGSFHLPPPHVPAAHAPSRQAEQPHTAGLGHPPRQPEQQAAHPATPPVQAAPAPRPEPAHVPSSQQHPPLGLSQAAAMQQHAYASTGSYTARPSQVPRRSRALPRRRPGPPAKVVVPVLLLALVCFAVGFWALGQL; translated from the coding sequence ATGGGTGAGGTCTTCGCCGGCCGGTACGAACTGGTCGACCCGATCGGGCGCGGGGGAGTCGGCGCGGTCTGGCGCACCTGGGACCACCGCCGCCGCCGCTATGTGGCCGCCAAGGTCCTGCAACAGCGTGACGCGCACGCCCTGCTGCGCTTCGTCCGCGAGCAGGCCGTGCGGATCGACCATCCCCATGTGCTCGCACCCGCCAGCTGGGCCGCCGACGACGACAAGGTCCTGTTCACCATGGACCTGGTCGCCGGAGGCTCCCTGGTCAATCTCGTCAACGACTACGGTCCTCTCCCGCCCGCCTACGTCTGCGGTCTGCTCGACCAATTGCTGTCCGGCCTCGCCGCCGTGCACGCGGAAGGCGTCATCCACCGTGACATCAAGCCGGCCAACGTACTGCTGGAGGCCACCGGCACGGCCCCGCCCCGCCTGCGTCTGTCCGACTTCGGTATCGCCATGCGCCTGGGCGAACCCCGGCTGACCGAGACCAACTACGTGGTGGGAACCCCGGGTTACTTCGCACCCGAGCAGATGCTGGGCGCCGACCCCGACTTCCCGGCCGACCTCTTCGCGGTGGGCCTCGTCGCCCTGTACCTGTTGGAGGGCGCCAAACCCGACGCCAAGGCCCTCATCGAGCACTTCGCCGCCCATGGCACACCGAAGGCCCCGCAAGGCATCCCCGATCCTGTGTGGCAGGTCATCGCCACGCTGCTCCAGCCGGACCCCGACTCCCGCTTCCGCACCGCCACAGGCGCCCGCAAGGCCCTCGCCGCGGCCACCGAACTCCTTCCCGAGCCAGGACCCGACGACGAGTTGGTGGAGGTCTTCGACCAACTCGGCCCGCTTCCCATGGGGTTCGGCTCCGAAGGTCCGCTGCACAGGGCGTCCGGGCTGGACAAGACCGGCACGAGCACAGGCGGCACGTCCTCGCCGACACCCGGCACGGGTACGGACACTCCTTCCAGCTCGCCCGGTGGGCCCACTCCTTTGCCCCCTTCGGTTCCGGCCGCTCCGGCGGCTCCCGCTTCATCGCCCTCCGCCGCCTCACCGCCCGCTTCATTCTGGCCCTCGTCCTCTTCCTCGCCTTCGGTCTCGCGGCCGGTCGTGGGAGGCGCCCCATCGTCCGGCACGGACGTGACACCACCGCCGCCCCACCATCCGCCGTCATACAGCCCGCCGCCCCTGGGCCCGGCGTCGCAGCACGGCGCAGGTACAGCGCTGCCCACACCGCCCACGGGCTCCGTGGCTCCGCCCCCGTACACGGGCTCCATATCGCCACCGCCCATGCCCACCAACGCACCGCCACAGACCGGCTCTTCCGTCTCTGGACCGGGCGGCGACCCAGCCACCGGTGCCGGCACCCGGCAGTGGCCCCAAGAACCCGGCTCCCTGTCTTCGACGTCCTCGGCGCCCAGCGTCCACGTAGCGCCCGAGCCTCCCCCGGCCGCCGTACCACCACGGCCGGAAGGCACCCCCGTAGAGCCGCGGCCGTCCACGATGTCGGACACCGGCAGCTTTCATCTGCCGCCACCCCACGTACCCGCCGCCCACGCACCGTCGCGGCAGGCCGAGCAGCCGCACACCGCCGGTCTCGGCCACCCACCGCGTCAGCCCGAGCAGCAGGCCGCTCATCCCGCCACGCCACCTGTCCAAGCCGCACCAGCTCCACGTCCCGAGCCCGCGCATGTGCCCTCCTCCCAGCAACACCCGCCGCTGGGCCTCTCTCAGGCCGCGGCGATGCAGCAGCACGCGTACGCCTCTACTGGTTCATACACCGCTCGGCCCTCGCAGGTTCCACGTCGATCGAGGGCGCTTCCACGGCGCCGTCCCGGCCCGCCTGCCAAGGTGGTCGTTCCGGTCCTGCTGCTCGCGCTGGTCTGCTTCGCGGTGGGGTTCTGGGCGCTGGGTCAGCTCTGA